AGCTTTCCATAGAAACCTGGCCATGCAACGCAATAGTTTTTAATTTTAACCCCAATGCTTCTGCTTGTAGTTCTAAAAACTCAGCGCGTAATCCGTGCATAGAGACTCTGTTATTTTCAGAATTTACGGTAGTTACTAAAGCTTCAACTTTATATTCTTCCAAGGTATTTAAAAGTTGTAGTGTATATGCTGCATCTTTACCACTACTCCAATTTAAAAACGCTTTAGCCTTCATCTTCAACAGTATTTAAAAAGCTTTGTATGGCCAATTCATAACTTTGCATTCCGAAGCCTAATATTACACCTTTTGCTGCAGGCGAGATAAATGAATTATGCCTAAATTCTTCTCTAGAAAATGTATTCGATATATGAACTTCGACCACTGCGGTCATAATACCTTTTACAGCGTCTCCTATTGCAATTGAAGTATGTGTGTATGCTGCAGCGTTTAATATAATGCCATCAAACTCTGTATCTGCATCTTGAAGTTTAGTTACCAACTCTCCTTCTACATTAGATTGAAAATGAGACAACTCTACATCTTTATATTTAAATTGAAGGTTTACAAAAAAATCTTCAAAAGATTGAGTGCCATAAATACCTGGTTCACGTTTGCCTAATAAATTTATATTAGGACCATTTATAATGAGTAACTTCATACAGTAAAGGTATTAAAAAAGCCACATTACAATGTGCTATGTGGCTTTTTGAACAAATATATAATTAAATACTATTATAATTCTATTCCTAGGTAAACTTGAAATACGCGGTTATTAAACTCTACATCTTCATAAAGTTCGCCTAAACCAATATTGTAACGTGCGCCAACCATTAGGCCATTAAATAGTTTTAAACCTCCACCAAGGCCTACCCCATAATCAAAAGAATCTGGATCACGTTCGGTCTCAGATGTAAAGAAAGGACCATTAATTTCTTCTTTATCGTTAATGGCCAATCCAATTTGAGGACCAGCTTCTACAAACAATCCTGGAATAACATAAACCTTAAGCATTACCGGAAGGTTTAAATAATCTACCTTCTGTTCGCGTTCTGAAGCTCCGTTAGATTCTGTAAAACCTTGTTGTGAGTAAATTAATTCTGGTTGTATTGCAAAAACATCACTCAATCTATTTTCAGCATATAACCCTACGTGAAAACCATTTCTTGTTTCAGTTTCAAATCCTGAGTCTGTCTTTGTATTTGCAGCATTAAAACCTCCTTTTAATCCAAAAGAAACTTCTTGTGCTTGCACTGTAATTACTGAGAACATTAAAACTGTTCCTAAAATTAATAATCGTTTCATATGTGTAAATTTTGTTATTCCTATAACGAGTTTCGTGCCAAATGGTATAATTAGAGGTTTAAATTTTTCTTAAAATAAAAAAAGGGAAGCTTTAAAAAGCTTCCCTTTTACTATAATCTCTAAGGTTTCTTAGAACTGTAAACCTACAGAAAATTGTAATGTTGAGTTAGTTAAGTCATCTTCAAAAGCACCTTCTTCATCAGAATCGTCTATATTAGATAGTCCAAATACATAGCGTCCTTGTAAGAATAAGCCATTTGTAAATTTATAACCTAATCCTACAGCAGCTCCTAAATCAAATGATGCAGCATCAAGATCTTCACTTTCTATTGTATCACCATTAGAGTCTTCTATTTCAAATTCATCATTAACTAAGAATCCAAATTGTGGTCCAGCTTCAATACTAAAACCTTCTACTAGATAAAACTTAGCCAATACAGGTACATTAATATAATCTAATTTAATTTTAGCTTCTGTTCCTTGTCCTAAAAAATCTTCATCTTCAAATTTTATACCTTGTCCTGAATATAAAATTTCAGGCTGTACAGAAAAACGATCTGAAATAGGAATTTCAACTATGGCACCAACATGAAAAGAAGTTCTGGCATTATCTTCATCTAGATCATCAACATCATCACCAGTTAAGGTAGAAAAATTAACACCACCTTTTGCACCAAATGAAACCCCATCCTGTGCTTGTAAATTTGTAATACCGAATGCAGCGATTGCTGCAAATAAAAATAGTTTTTTCATAATTTTAGTTTTAGTTTTAAGCGAATTTAGAAGTTGTTTATTTAAGAAAGTGTTATTTCATTCTTAATCATAACTTAAAAAACGTTAAAAATATTGACTTGGTTACAAACGTTAAAAGATTATCAACATTATCTTAAAATAGAACGTGGTCTCTCTTTAAACTCTATAAAGAGCTACTCTTATGATGTTGAGAAGCTTATGAAATTTTTAGAGAAAAATGACTTAAAAACATCTCCTTTAAAAATTGATGCAAACATTACAAAGGCCTTTGTGTATGATGTGGCTAAACATATGAATGAGCGTTCTCAAGCACGATTAATTTCTGGATTAAAAAGTTTTTTCAACTATCTCGTCTTTGAAGATTATAGAGAAACAAATCCTGTTGATTTAATTGAATCTCCTAGAATAGGCAGAAAATTACCAGATACATTATCCTTAGAAGAGATAGACAATTTAATTGCACATATAGATCTTAGTAAGCCAGAAGGCGAACGTAATAGAGCTATGATTGACACTTTATACAGTTGCGGGTTACGTGTAAGTGAATTAATTACCCTTAATCTTTCTGATCTCTTTTTTGAGGAAGGCTTTATAAAAGTAACAGGAAAAGGAAACAAGCAACGTTTTGTACCAATTGCAGAACATACTCAAAAGTTAATCTCTATTTATAAAACCGAAATAAGAAACCATCAAGATATTAAGAAAGGCCACGAAGATACTCTGTTTTTAAATCGTAGAGGTCGCGGATTAACACGTGCTATGATTTTTACTATTGTAAAAAACTTGTCTGAAAAATGTGGTTTACAAAAAACTATAAGTCCACATACGTTTAGACATTCTTTTGCAACTCACCTATTAGAAAATGGAGCTGATTTAAGAGCTATACAACAAATGCTAGGACACGAAAGTATTACGACTACTGAAATTTATATGCATTTGGACCAAACACATTTAAGAGATGTGGTTAATCAATTTCACCCAAGACGATAGCATTTTTTTATTAAATTCTAATTTACTCCCAACGTCCAGATGTTGTGCTGTCATTATAGGTTGCATCTGTATCCATCATCTCTTTAATCTTACGTTCTTCCCATTGTTTTCCA
This region of Croceibacter atlanticus HTCC2559 genomic DNA includes:
- a CDS encoding porin family protein; amino-acid sequence: MKRLLILGTVLMFSVITVQAQEVSFGLKGGFNAANTKTDSGFETETRNGFHVGLYAENRLSDVFAIQPELIYSQQGFTESNGASEREQKVDYLNLPVMLKVYVIPGLFVEAGPQIGLAINDKEEINGPFFTSETERDPDSFDYGVGLGGGLKLFNGLMVGARYNIGLGELYEDVEFNNRVFQVYLGIEL
- a CDS encoding porin family protein; amino-acid sequence: MKKLFLFAAIAAFGITNLQAQDGVSFGAKGGVNFSTLTGDDVDDLDEDNARTSFHVGAIVEIPISDRFSVQPEILYSGQGIKFEDEDFLGQGTEAKIKLDYINVPVLAKFYLVEGFSIEAGPQFGFLVNDEFEIEDSNGDTIESEDLDAASFDLGAAVGLGYKFTNGLFLQGRYVFGLSNIDDSDEEGAFEDDLTNSTLQFSVGLQF
- the aroQ gene encoding type II 3-dehydroquinate dehydratase, giving the protein MKLLIINGPNINLLGKREPGIYGTQSFEDFFVNLQFKYKDVELSHFQSNVEGELVTKLQDADTEFDGIILNAAAYTHTSIAIGDAVKGIMTAVVEVHISNTFSREEFRHNSFISPAAKGVILGFGMQSYELAIQSFLNTVEDEG
- the xerD gene encoding site-specific tyrosine recombinase XerD — its product is MTWLQTLKDYQHYLKIERGLSLNSIKSYSYDVEKLMKFLEKNDLKTSPLKIDANITKAFVYDVAKHMNERSQARLISGLKSFFNYLVFEDYRETNPVDLIESPRIGRKLPDTLSLEEIDNLIAHIDLSKPEGERNRAMIDTLYSCGLRVSELITLNLSDLFFEEGFIKVTGKGNKQRFVPIAEHTQKLISIYKTEIRNHQDIKKGHEDTLFLNRRGRGLTRAMIFTIVKNLSEKCGLQKTISPHTFRHSFATHLLENGADLRAIQQMLGHESITTTEIYMHLDQTHLRDVVNQFHPRR